In Paenibacillus sonchi, the genomic stretch GCGGAACCAGTTCCTCGGGGTAATCCCGCTTCATCCGGGCATCGATCACAAGGGGCAGCTTATAGCCGATATGATGGCTTTTGATCTCGTATTCGGCGTAGATATCACTGGCCGGATCGAACCTCGTGAACACCGTCCACAGGAATGAAGTTTGCGTGCGCACCGTATCCGGGGCATTATCCACTACAAACACCAGCGGCCAGGCTGTTTCCTGTGCACGCAGAGCTGCGATTAGCCGGGAAGGAAGCTCAGGATCTTCTTCATAGGATGCACCGGAAACAGCCAAACATCCCCGGCAGTAAGGAATTGCCTCATTAATACCCGGGAGAAGACCTTCCGTGTAAGCAGAAGGCAGCTCACGCACCGGATTTCCCACGCCCAGCATGATGGCCTTGCTGCCATGGTTCATCGCATTGGGCGAATGGTCCTGCTCGTCCGGGGCGGCATTTCCGTACACCAGGAAATCCGAGGCGGGATTGAAGCGCTCCAGCACACTTTCCAGCAGCTTAGGGAACTCTGCCAGCTCCACGGGTTCATTGGTCAGCAGCAGAAATTTGGTCAGTGACAGCTGGCCTTCCCCCAGGATGCGGTAGGCTGACACCACCGCTTCTCTGGGATAACTCTCCCTTACTACGGCAGACACCAGTGAGTGAGGGCCGCATTCGGCGTATTCCCACAACGCTTTGACGGAAGGCATCAAAAGCGGGTATACGGGGGCCAGCAGCCGCTGTATGTATTCCCTGAGATAATAATCCTCCTGGCGCGGCTTGCCGATGATCGTTGCCGGGTAGATAGCATCCTTGCGGTGCCAGATACGCTGCACATGCATCACAGGGAAATGGCGGGGTGTGGAATAAAATCCATAGTGATCCCCGAACGGTCCTTCCATCCGCCGCTCATGGGGGGCAATCAGTCCCCGGATGGCAAATTCCGCTTCAGCGGGAATCCGGTGCCCGCCCATCGGGTCCTTGACCATCTGCAGCTTGCCGCCCAGCACAAGCGATGCCAGCAGCAGCTCCGGCAGACGTTCCTGCACAGGAGCTGCTGCAGCGGCTATCAGTGCCGGAGGCCCGCCGAGAAAAACGGACACGGGCAGCGGCTCGCCGAGCTGCTCCGCCTCCCGGTGATGAAAGCCGCCTCCCTTATGCTTCTGCCAATAGACCCCCGCTTTGCTGTCATCATATATCTGAACACGGTATATTCCAAGATTATGGTTCTGCGGATGAGTGATGCTCTCGGTATAGACCAGCGGCAAGGTCAGAGAAGGTCCCCCTTCCTCCTGCCAGCCGGTGATGCGCGGCAGTTCCTTCAGCGGCTCGGTGCTGCGGCAGACCCCAAGCACAGGCGCTTCTCCCTGCGGCACATTCCGGGTCCCGACCTTAAGCAGGTCCAGCAGCAGCCGTTTCTCCTTCCAGAGCCCGGATGCTGTTGGCGGCAGCACTGTTTCCATGGCGCCCATGAGGGTCTTCACCAGCTGCTCGGGGCGGGTCCCGAAGGCCTGGTTGGCCCGGCGCACCGTTCCGAACAGATTCGTCGCTACCGGAAACGGCGTGTCTTTTACATTTGTGAAGAGCAGAGCCGGCCCCTCCTCCCGTACCACACGCCGATGAATCTCCGCAAGCTCCAAATAAGGGTCCACCGGAGCATCAATTACGGCAAGATCCTTATCCTTGCGGAGCTGTTCAATCCATTGACGCAAATTACCATATCCCAATCTCGTTCCTCCTCAAACAGGGCACTATCCCACAAAAGTTTGATGAGCGCAGACTATTTATTCGCTCTTTCCAGCTGCCATACGCGCACACTCATATAACACAGAACACCGAAAAGCCCGGCGATCAGGAGAATATGCGCCAGTGCGGCAAATATGTACAGCCTTTCGTTATATAGGGTATGAACAACAGCCGCACCGCTGAGTACTTGAAGCAGACACAGCACAACTGCTGCAATGCCAAGGGCTCTCAGCTCAGGCTGCGCTTTATGTTTCCAGAAGGCCAGATGTCCAAGGCACGCAACCAGGAGAAACAGCAGCGCCGCCGCAACCCTGTGCGTAAAAACAATGGTTACTCCGCCTGACAGCTCAGGGAACCACTCCCCGTTACAGAGCGGCCACCCGGAGCAGCCTCCCTGGGAGTCTGTATGGCTGACATACGCCCCAATATAAACCACTATATAAGAATATAACGCAGCCGCCCACGTTAAGTTGCGGAAGCCCCTGCTGACCCGCCGGCCCGCCACAGGAGGATCATCCCCCCATGCATGTCTGCGTTTCGTCCCCAGGGCAAGCATCAGCGAACTGGCGAAAGCGATCAGCGAAAAGCCCATATGCAGCGCCATCACCGCAGCCGACTGTGGCCGGATCACCGCAAGTGCCCCCATCCCTCCCTGTACTACCACAAATAAAAGCGTCAGCAGGGCGAACACCTGCAGATCTCTCCGCTCACGGGCATAACGCCAAAAGGCAAACATTGAAGCAAGGGACAGCAGACCGGCAAGACCGCTAAACAGACGATGGGTGTACTCAATGAGGGAGCCTATCGTATAGGCAGGAACAAGCTTTCCGTGACACAGCGGCCATTCATTGCCGCACTCCAGCCCGGAACCTGTTTTGGTGACCACGGCTCCGCCGAGCAGAGCCATAAACATAATTAGACAAGTGATGTAGCTGAGCCATTTCAATTGATTCATCGTCAATGAGATCACCCGCAATTTTATAGGAATGAATGGGAAATAGTGCTTGGTTGAAAGCCTTTGCAGCGCCCGGTTTAGAAAAACACCGCTTCTGCTCGGGTAGGGCAAAGCGGTGCAATGTGATTACTTGTGTATGGTCAGATAAACTTCGAGCGCTCTGTCCAGAAATCCCTCGATCTCCTCACGGGATTTGCGCAGCTTGTTCACGAACCTTACGAGCTCGCGGCCATCGCTATACGCAACAAAGCTGGGAATGCCGAGAATATTCTGTTCCTGGCTGACATCGCCTACAGCGTCAACATCCACTTCAACCAGTGTGAGGCGTTCATTATATTTCTGCTCCACATCAGGCATGAACGGATCAATGAACTTGCAGTCGGAGCACCAGTCGGCTTTGAACACGGCCACGGTCAGACGGGGCGATTGAATCGCCACCTGAAATTCCGCAGGCGAAGTAATTTTATCCATAAATTGAACAGTCCCTTCTGAATTAAGAGTAAGCTGTTTTGTTGGTTTTTCTTTAAGTGAATCAAATTGTCAGGAATAAGTCAAATAAAAAAGACAGAATAAGACAATGATCACAGATTTATTGCTCAGAACGAACACGTTCAGGCTGCAGCTTCATGAGCGGACCCAGCAGCTTCTGCAGCGGCCGTGGATAACCGGCGATTTCCTGACGGCTCAGCACCCCCAGAACAATGAGCAGCACAAGGTAGACGATAACCACCGCCGCCCCTACAACGAGGCAAGTGATCAGGAAGGCCAGGCGCGCAGGCATCATATGGGTAAGCAGCTGTCCCGCCTCGTTCAGTCCGTAGCCAATCCCTCCGGCGGCCAATACGGCAACAGCGAAGCCGCCCCAGCGTTTGCCTAGGATCTCGAAAGGAACGATAGTCTTGAGCATTCTCAGGTTAAGCAGGGTAATCACAATGAAGCACAGCGCCGTGGCAGCAATAATGCCGTAAATACCGAACAAGCGGCTGAGCAGGAAGTTGGACCCGAATTTGACCAGCAGACCCGCCAGCACATAGTACATGGAAATCCGCGCCTTTCCCATCCCAAGCAGAATGGAGTTGGTCGTCATCATCGTAATCTGGAAAATCGTCCCGAGGGTCAGCATGGCTACAATGCCGCTGCCGTCCAGGCTGCTGAACAGCAGGCCGTTCACGGAATACGCCGCTACAACGAGCGAAAGGACAATAGGCGTCCCCGTCAAAATCGAAATCCGCAGCGCCAGCGTGATCTGCCGCTTCAGGTGCGCCTCTTCGCGTCTTGCATAAGCGGCGGAAATGACCGGAATCAGCGAGGTGCTGAGTGCGATGGACAGCACCGGCGGAATTCCGGCTACACTCTGCGCCCGGCTGCCGAAGATCCCCAGGGCCTGAGTAGCGGCTTCCCGCCCGATCTGCCCGCTGAGCAGCGGAACAATGAATGAGGTATCAATGAAGTTCACGACCGGAACCGTAACGGAAGAGAGTACAATCGGTATGGACAGCTTAAAGATATCCTTATAGATTTTCAGCAGCGGAATCCGGGTTTGACTGGAATCGTACAGGGCTTTCTGCTCCTCGCTGCGGCGGAGCTTCACCGCATAATACAGCATCACGCCAAAAGCCCCGATGCTGCCAAGCACGCTGCCGAAGGAGGCGCCGGCAGCCATCCAGGTATTGCTGTAGCCCTGGCGCAGCAGAATAAAGGCAAGCAGGATCGCCGTGGATACCCGGGCAATCTGCTCAATGATCTGTGAGATGCCGCCAGCCATCATATTGTTGCGTCCCTGGAAATAACCGCGCATCATCGCGATCATCGGAAAGAGCAGCAGCGCCGGGGCAATCGCCCGGATCGCCAGCGTGCTCTCAGGCACCTTGCTATACTCTGCATAGTAGGGAGCCGCTATGTACAGGATTGTACTCATCAGCACACCAACCACCGCAGCAAAAATAAGCGCCGCGCGGTATACCTGCTGCGCCTCATGCGGCCGGTTCAGGGCATAACGCTCAGACACCATCTTGCTGAGCGTACTCGGAATACCTGCTGTAGCCAGCGGCAGCAGCATCAAATACACGTTGTTGGCCTGCGTAAATGATGCATTGCCGATATCATTGAATAAATGCTCCAGCGGCACCCGCTGGGCAAGACCAAGCACGCGGGCCACGAGCGCCGCCGCGGCCAGGATAAGCGTGCCTTTGACAAAAGACTCTTTCTTGGTGGACAAACTGTTTCGCCTTCTTCGCTGTTAAATTAATACCGGCCAATCCAGATAAAGAAGAGGACGACCATGGCAATTTGCAGCACGATTTTGACGACCGTGCTGCTGAATAAGCCAAGCAGTGAGCCAAAGCTCACCTTCAAGGCTTTGCCGGGCTTGGAGCCGGCGATCAGCTCACCGGCAAATGCGCCGACAAAAGGGCCGATCAGCAGGCCAAACGCCGGGATAAGGAACGGGCCCAGAATCAGGCCAATCGTGCTGCCGATCACCGAAGCGCGGGAGCCGCCGAACTTCTTGACGCCCCAGGCCCCGACCACATAATCCGCCACAAACAGCACAACCACGATCAGCGTCTGAGTGATCCAGAATCCCGCACCAAACGGATCAAAGGAAAAGAACCAGCCGTATACGAAAAAGGCCAGATAAATCGCCAGTGCGCCCGGCAGTATGGGATACACTGCTCCGGCAAGCCCCACGGCGAACAAAGCAATAATCAGAACCCACCCCAGAATCGCCAATTCCTTCAACTCCCAAAGTTTTGATAGCATAAGCTGCTGCAATTCACTTCGCAAAAATCTGTTATTTTCCGGATGATCTTCCGGCCTGGGCTTCTACTTCGATTTCAGCTTCGGCCAAAATATACTTTTGGATTACTTCTGCTATGCCGTCGTCATTGTTCGTGGCGACGACGGCGTCCGCTTCCTGCTTCACAACCTCCTGGGCGTTGCCCATGGCGACACCGAAGCCGGACTGCTGGATCGCAGCCAGATCATTCAGACTGTCCCCTACAGCGACAACCTGGGACATCTCTAAGCCCAGGAGCCTGCAGACCTCCCGGATACCTGAAGCCTTGTTGATGCCCAGCGGATTAATCTCCAGATTGGTTGGTGAAGAATTCGTAATTTCGAGTCCGCCCAGATCTTGAAGCCGCATCAGCAGCTTATGGCGGATGTCATCGTCCTCTGTGGAATACCCGAACTTAAGCCACTCCCGGCCTTCGATATCCCCATCCCAATTGTCGCGGTTGTAAACCTCGTCTACTGAACACGCCCAGAACCAAGTCCCGTATTCTTCGGCCATTTCATGCATGGTCTTAACCAGCGTCACATCCATCAGGGAGCGGCGGTACAGCTCACTCGGCGTACGCCACACCTCACTGCCGTTGACCATAATCATCGGAGTTTCAAGTCCCAGTTGCTCAGCATAAGGCATTGCACCGCGGGAGGTGCGTCCGGTGGACAGGCAGACATGAACGCCCGCATCCATCGCTTTTTTAATCCATTCCACCGTTTTGGGGGTAATCTGTTGTTCATCATTCAGCAGGGTTCCATCCATGTCCAATGCTAGCAGGCGGTATTTGGCAATCATTTGCCACCCCTCCATTTCTTGTTGGCGCTCTCTACGCAAGAGCAGCAGTGTATTTGTGTTGCCTACTTTTCCGTCTTCCCGACTATTATATCAGTTGTTTGTTGTGGCTGTATTTTCGGAATCTTTCCCTGCGTCAGCGCCGTCTTTGGCACCTTCTGTCTTCAAGCTTTTCTTAGGCACGCCATCCAGACCATACTCCCAATCGTAAGCGTCAAAAATCTTGCGGGCCACCGGCGCCGCACTGTTGGAGCCGAATCCCCCTTCAGGGATAACCACGGCTACAGCCAGCTTCGGATTCTCACGCGGGGCAAAAGCAATGAAGACCCCGTTATCGCGCAGGTCGCCTTTGGCTGATTGCTGTGATGTCCCTGTTTTGCGGGCGAAATCATACGGAAAGTCAGAAAATGCAGTTACATCACTGCTCATGCCCTTTTTGATTTCTCTCCAGAAGGACTTGTCAAAGGTCGTGACTTCATCAATAACCTCACGTCCAAAGGTCTTAACCACCTTACCGTCCGGGTCCGTGATTTTGCTGACCAGCTGCGGTTTGATCCGTACACCTTCATTGGCAAGAGTAGAAGCATACTGCGCAAGCTGCAGCGTAGTGTAGCTTCCCTGCTGCCCGAAGGATGCATAGACCAGCGCCGCCTGGGCACTCCCCGCTGCTTTTGTATTCGTATAGTTGATTTGTCCTAAAAACTCTCTGGGAAGTCCGCTTTGCGTCGAAACGCCGAGTCCGAATTCCTTCATATATTTATCCCAGACCCCAATACCTTTGTTTCCATATTTCTCGTACAGCTTCTTGCCGACCATATCCACCATGAAGACGTTGGATGATTTCTCAATCGCCCTGGAGGGGTCCATGGAACCGTACACGTGCCCGGAGGCATTGCGGACCGAGGATTTATCATTTTTCCCGAAATAGGCAATCCCCTTATCCTGATAGGTAGTAGAGGTGGAGAAAAAGCCTTCGTTCAGTCCGATAAGCACACTCAAGGGTTTGATGGTCGAACCCAGCAGCAGCACAGATTGAAGCCCATGGCCCGACACCCCGGAGGATATCGGATTAATGGTCCCGTTCTGATAGTTATTCATAATGCTGTTCCAGACATCGGTAGGCAGCGAGCCTTTCGTCCAGACATTTGTATCATAGTCAGGCATACTGGCCATAGCGACGACATTCCCGGTGTCAACTTCCATCGCTACAGCGTAGCCTGTTACGGCATCAGGATGTGTTTTCCCCTGCACGGAATGTGAATGCAGCCAGCTAATCTGCTCTGTAATAGCCTGCTCTGTCTTAAGCTGGATGTTTTTATTAATGGTCATCCAGACGTCATTTCCCTTTACAGGAGGGACCATATTCTCGATGTTTTCGGCCATATTCTGCGGATTGACGGAGATCACCTGATAGCCGTTTTTGCCGCGGAGTTCCCGCTGATACTGCAGCTCCAGACCGTCGAAGCCGACAAACTCATCATCCTTGTAAGTCAATCCAGGATCATTGTCGATCTTTTTCATTGCATTTTGAATGTTTTTGTAAATATCCAGACTGCCTGCGGACTTGAAAGGCTTGATGTAACCTACAGTCTGCACCGCGACCGTATCCTTATTATAATGGCGGTTACTCTCCTCGACGACTTCAAGGCCCGGGTATTCCTCTTTATGCTCCATGAAATAGGCCACTTCTTTGGGGGTAAGGCCAGCTTTGATCCGCCGGGCCATAAAGCCGGAATATTTCTTGAACTTGAGGTCCAGGGAGTTAATTACATCGTTAACCGTCAGCTTTTCGCCATTCGGATCGCCATACTTATTGAAATTCTCAACCAGATTGTTAGCCAGCGCGTAGACATTTGCCCGGGCCTCCGGAGTAAATGAAGTTTCACCTGTTTTCTTATCTGTAGACTTGGCTATATATTCTTTGGTAAGCGTGATATACAGGGATTGCACAGGGCTGGAATACGCAATTTCCTCGCCTCCGGCGGCGCGGATCGATCCCCGTATGGCTGCAAGCGGCACATTTTTGGTATCACGGCTGGTCTCAACCTCTTTTAAATTGGGTCCTTCCACAAACTGAACAACGGCAAGACGGATAATGATAACGCAGAAAATGACAAACGTGCTGAAGAAAAACACGTTGAGGCGCAGGCCAAGCGAGCTCTTGCTGTCCTTCCCGTCCGGGGAGAGGCCTGCTTACGGAAAACACTCACAGTTTTTCACTCCTCTACATCTTAAAATAAACCTTTTATTCCAATGTTGACTCCGTGGCAGGGGATACGTTCTTTCGGGGGACTCCATTCAGTCCGTATTCCCAGTCATAAGCGTCAAATATTTTGCGGGCTACCGGAGCAGCACTATTCGATCCAAAACCGCCCTCCGGAATCACTACAGCTACAGCCAGCTTGGGATGCTCACGGGGCGCGAAAGCGATAAACACACCGTTGTCACGCGTCACTCCGTATGCATCCATTTCGGAAGTGCCGGTCTTGCGGGCAAAATCATAAGGAAATCCGTCAAATGCCTTGACGTCAGTATTCATCCCTTTTTTGATCTCCTTCCAGTAGGAGGGATCGAACGAAATTGTGCTTAGCACCTCACGGTGAAACTCTTTGACGGTCTTGCCTTCCGCATCGGTAATTCTGCTGACCAGCTGCGGCTTGATCCGCTCTCCCTCATTGGCGAGAGTTGCTGTGTACTGTGCCAGCTGCAGCGCTGTATATTTGCCTTTCTGGCCGAAGGAAGCGTAGACCATGGCTGCCTGGGTGCTGCCGGCCGCCTTGGTATCCATATAATCACCCAGTCCGGCACTTTCATTAGGCAGGCCGCTTTGTGTGGATACGCCGAGCCCAAAAGCCTTCAAATATTGATCCCACACCTCCGGTGCCTTGCTCTTATATTTCTTGTACAGGGGATCCCCGACCATATCGACCATAAACGCGTTGGATGATTCCTGAATCGCTTTAGCCGGATCCAGCGGTCCCAGCACATGGCCTGAGGAATTTTTTACAGAAGCATTGTCGTCTTTGCCGAAATAAGCGATCCCTACATCGTTATAAGTATCGCCGGTAGAGAACAAACCTTCATTTAATCCAATCAATACACTTAACGGTTTGACCGTGGACCCCAAATAGATCACTGACTTCAGGCCATTCCCTGAAATCCCGGAGGTAGTATCTCTGATCGTTCCGTTCAAATAATTGTTCGCAATTTTTTCATACACCTCAGGCTCAACTTTATCTGTTGTCCAGACACTCGTGTCATAATCAGGCATACTGGCCATGGCCACCACGTTTCCAGTGTCCACTTCCATGGCAACAGCGTAGCCGGTCAGGGCATCGGGATGAAGTTTCCCCAGCACCGGATGGGTGTGCAGCCAGCGGATCTGATCCATAATCGCCTGCTCGGTCTTCATCTGTACGTTCTTGTTGATCGTCATCCAGATGTCGTTCCCCTTGACCGGAGGTACTGATTCAATAATTTCTTCGGCCATATTCTGCGGATTTACGGAAATGGTCTGGTAGCCGTTTTTCCCGCGCAGCTCCCGCTGGTATTGCTGTTCGAGGCCATACGCACCTGCAAATTCTTCCTCTTTATACACTAAGCCGGGATCGGCATTATTTTTCTTCATTGCACTGCGGATATTTTTGTAAAGGTCCAAACTGTCTAAGGATTTAAAAGGTCTGATATAACCCACCGTCTGCACAGCCACTGTGTCCTTGTCATAATGGCGTGCAGCCTCCTCCACAATCGAAAGACCGGGATACTGTTCCTTATGCTCCAGAAAATGAGCCACTTCCTTGGGCGTAAGTCCTGTCTTGATTTTGCGCGGATAGTAGCCAAGCGTTTTTTTGAAATTGAGATCAAGCAGTGTTGTAATTTCTTCTCCTGTCAGCTTTTTGCCGGACGGATCGCCATATTGATTGAAGACAGACTCCAGTCTTGCTGCCAGGGAAGCGGTGTTCGCTTTGGCCTTGTCGGTAAATTCATATTCATTGGTTGCCTTATTCCTATAGGTCTCGGTATAGTCCTTAGTTAACGTGATGTACAGGGATTGGACAGAAGTGTTATACGCGATGTTCTCCCCGCCGGCAGCATGAATTATCCCCCGGATCGCGGAGAGCGGGACAGTTTTGGTCTCCTGATTCTCTTCAATTTCTGTTAAAGCCTCAGCCTCGACGAACTGCAGTGACGCAAGACGGACAATAATTACACAAAAAATAAAAAACGTGCCGAAGAAAAACAAATTGATGCGCAGACTGGATGTGCTTCGGCCATGACTTGAATCCGGGCTTCTGCCCGGGAAACCAAACCATTTCACGGCGGATTCTCTCCTTAGCTAAAGCAAATATTGCCTGGTCGGAACGTATTCTTCAAGGCTGCTTGGTATGCCTTGTTATTGTACCATATATCCCAAGGCTGACGCTTCCTTCTCAGAGCACATCTTCTTTAATGTGGGTTTTCTCAAAATCCTTGCTGTCGAACCAGTCCCCGCTGCTGGCCCATGTCGAATCCAGCGGTATCCAGGCCTGCCTGTCCGGCAGGTACACCTCATTCCAGGCATGAGGGCCATGCCCGCCTTGACCATCGTACCCCTGGCCCGTGACTACGCGCACCTGAAGTCCCTGCGAACGGGCCATCACGGCATAGAGGCGGGCATAATCTATACATACGCCAAGCCGGGTATCGAAGGTATCCTGGGGCGTCTGCTCATGCCAGATCCGGTTCTGCTCATAGTTCTCTGCTTTGCCGTAATCATAGGCAATCCGTGAGCCTATCCAGTCGTACAGCCGTCTGGCTTTGTCCCCTTCCCCCTTGGCTTGTCCGGCGATATCGGCTGCGGCTCCCACAATATCGGGCGAAATTTCATGATCAATCACTTCATATTTCCGCCGCAAAATATCGTTCATCTCATCGGCCACCGCTTGGGTCAGCACCGGCAGCTTGCTGCGCACATCTTCACCGGCAAGCGGCTCGAACACCGCAGCCGCGCTCTGGCTGTAAATCGGGGAGGACTCCACATACCGGCTGAAGCCGCTGTCCGGATTCAGACCGACGCCAATGTACAGGGCAAGCACCAGGATAAGCCCGCGCACAAGCCCAATCACTCCGCCGATCAGCGCACCGCTGAGACGGCTGGTTGGCGTAAGCTTCCGGTCCGCTGCCCTGGCCCGAAAGCGGGGCAGCCGGAACGGCAGGAGCATGAACAACAGCCCGAGCAGAAGCCGGATCAGGCTGTAAGAGATCAATAGAAGCAGCAGAAAACGCACAAAAGGCGATCCCGCTAAAACCGAGACGGCAGTGTAATATAATTGCTGCCAGCCGCTGAGCGTTGTGTCCGGCAGTGCAATTCCTGCAGCCCAGGCTGCTGCGGCCGGTGACAGATACATCGCCGCCGGAATGGCCATGGCGAGCGCCAGAATGGTAAGCACCCCGTTCCCGAGCATCCCGAATAATCCCCCTGCCGCCCTTGTGAAGCCTCTGCTCCAGCCCTGGAGCAGCGAGAAAAGGACAACCACCACCAGCAGGATGGAGATCATATTGGCATTACTAAGGCTGTCTATCCATCCGTTAAGCATGTTTGTCCCTCCTTTCCTTAGTATCCAGATTCAAATGGGCTGCAAATATCCGTACCTGAATCTACTGATTCTTCCGGGCTTCGTCTATGAACGTTTTGGTGGTGTCCGTAATGCTCCATTTCCCGAGGCTCACCCCGCGGAAAGTCACTTCAACCTTGTCCTCTCCAGCCGCACCCTTCACCTCAAGATTAGGTGTTGTAATCGTAAAGGAGCCGTCGCCCCCGGAGGTATATGTAGCTTCCTGCGCTTCTTTTAGCATGACTTCCTGCGCTTCTTTCTTCAGCGTACTTACCGTTCCATCCGCCACCTTATTCACAGCGTTGCCAATTTGATCAAGCGTAACCCCGCTGTAGATGAACAAGCCCACAACAATAACAATTACAATCGCCCATTTCAGCACCGTTTTAACCAGGTTAATTACCGCAAACAGCAGGACAAGCGCAATAACGATAACCAGCCAATTCTCTCTAATAAATTGTGACCACACTGCCGGATCCATCAATTTCACAACACCCCTATCGCCAAATTTCGTCACTCCAGGGCGCATGCCCCCGGGACATTTCATAATTAATAATTATTATACATGAATAACCTTTATAATTCATGGCCTGAGTGGCCTCCGGCAAAGGCCCCCAATAAAATGGTATAAGCCTGCCTGACCCCACGTAAAGTACAAGTAGGTCATTATCGGGAGCAACAGATTTAAAAGAACCGGGTTAGCCGTCATTTTACAGAAACAGCACCCGGTTCAGCGAAGTCCGAAGGATTATTTATGGCATGAACCTTTAATTGCTTTTCCTGTGAAAAAAGTGCCTGTGCGCCTTACCGGTGCAAAAGACGGGCCCCCTATGGAGGTGCTTTCCTTGAAAACCGCGCTGTGGCTGTACCTGTTTCTCTTTCTGGCCTTTTTCGACCTGCATGCCCAGTACCCCATCCTGACGCCTTTTGCGATCTCTCTGGGGGCGGGGCCGGCCTTCATCGGGTGGATGATGGGCATGTACTCGCTGACGCATCTTCCCGGAAATCTGCTGGCCGGTGTGCTGGTCGACCGCAATGGCAGCCGCCGCTATATTGTCTTCGCACTCACGGCGGCCGGAGCCATTCTGCTGATGCAGGCTCACGCACAGCTTCCCTGGCATTTGCTGCTGCTGCGCGCAGCCAGCGGATTTGCGCTGGCCTTTCTCTCCCCGCCTGCATGGCATTGCTGGCCTCGCTCTCCTCCGATCCGGCGACCCAGGGCAAATATATGTCCGGCCATGGGATCGTCCATACGCTGGCCTCTGTCGTCTCTCCGGCGGCCGGCGCCTTTATTGTGGCGAAAGCCGGCTACTCCGGCACGTTCACCACACTTGGCTGGCTGCTGATCTTCACAGGTGTGATGGCATTATTCAGCGTGCCGAAGCAGGTGCAGAGCATGTCTGCTGCCAAGCCGGCGCTGCCGCTGCACTCGCCCGCACAAGCTGCGGACCGTGAGAACCCCGGGTCTCCCGCCGCTATTACCTTCTGCCCTTCTTCGTGTCCTGCTCCCAAGGCGTGCTGTTCTTTGAGCTGCCTCTGTCACAGGGCAGCGAAGGAATGATCTCAACCGGCATCCTGCTGTCACTGCTTAGCTTGGGGGCGCTGGTGACACTCAGCCTCCTTTTTCTGAACGGGTTTGCTCCGGGAATAAGAATCGCTGCGGCGCTCCTCGCCATGGCACTTTGCTTTTTCACCCTGGCCGCCTTCCGCCATATTCCTGCCGGAGTGGTTCTCTTCCTGCTTGGTGCTGCCAAGGGGGTGCTGTTTCCGGCAATGGCTTCTCTCTTCATCAGTCTTGGAGGCCCTGGTCGCATGGGACGCACTTTCTCGCTGCAATCGATTGCCATGTCTCTGGGCGCCTTTGCCGGTCCGGTAGCTGCAGGGCAGCTGCGGGAATTCGTCTCTCCGTATTTCATCGCGTTTGTGCTGCTCATGACCGCCATTCTGCTGCTCCCGCCCAGAGGCTCGGGCAAGCCCGCTTACCACCCGGAATGGAACAGCCCGGCGGCCTGAAGACCAACACCCGTTCACTGGCAGCTGTGAAAGATGGGAATAGGCAGGCATACAAACTATTTAATCCAACAAACATAATATACAC encodes the following:
- a CDS encoding peptidoglycan D,D-transpeptidase FtsI family protein — translated: MFFFSTFVIFCVIIIRLAVVQFVEGPNLKEVETSRDTKNVPLAAIRGSIRAAGGEEIAYSSPVQSLYITLTKEYIAKSTDKKTGETSFTPEARANVYALANNLVENFNKYGDPNGEKLTVNDVINSLDLKFKKYSGFMARRIKAGLTPKEVAYFMEHKEEYPGLEVVEESNRHYNKDTVAVQTVGYIKPFKSAGSLDIYKNIQNAMKKIDNDPGLTYKDDEFVGFDGLELQYQRELRGKNGYQVISVNPQNMAENIENMVPPVKGNDVWMTINKNIQLKTEQAITEQISWLHSHSVQGKTHPDAVTGYAVAMEVDTGNVVAMASMPDYDTNVWTKGSLPTDVWNSIMNNYQNGTINPISSGVSGHGLQSVLLLGSTIKPLSVLIGLNEGFFSTSTTYQDKGIAYFGKNDKSSVRNASGHVYGSMDPSRAIEKSSNVFMVDMVGKKLYEKYGNKGIGVWDKYMKEFGLGVSTQSGLPREFLGQINYTNTKAAGSAQAALVYASFGQQGSYTTLQLAQYASTLANEGVRIKPQLVSKITDPDGKVVKTFGREVIDEVTTFDKSFWREIKKGMSSDVTAFSDFPYDFARKTGTSQQSAKGDLRDNGVFIAFAPRENPKLAVAVVIPEGGFGSNSAAPVARKIFDAYDWEYGLDGVPKKSLKTEGAKDGADAGKDSENTATTNN
- a CDS encoding transglutaminase domain-containing protein, encoding MLNGWIDSLSNANMISILLVVVVLFSLLQGWSRGFTRAAGGLFGMLGNGVLTILALAMAIPAAMYLSPAAAAWAAGIALPDTTLSGWQQLYYTAVSVLAGSPFVRFLLLLLISYSLIRLLLGLLFMLLPFRLPRFRARAADRKLTPTSRLSGALIGGVIGLVRGLILVLALYIGVGLNPDSGFSRYVESSPIYSQSAAAVFEPLAGEDVRSKLPVLTQAVADEMNDILRRKYEVIDHEISPDIVGAAADIAGQAKGEGDKARRLYDWIGSRIAYDYGKAENYEQNRIWHEQTPQDTFDTRLGVCIDYARLYAVMARSQGLQVRVVTGQGYDGQGGHGPHAWNEVYLPDRQAWIPLDSTWASSGDWFDSKDFEKTHIKEDVL
- a CDS encoding Cof-type HAD-IIB family hydrolase: MIAKYRLLALDMDGTLLNDEQQITPKTVEWIKKAMDAGVHVCLSTGRTSRGAMPYAEQLGLETPMIMVNGSEVWRTPSELYRRSLMDVTLVKTMHEMAEEYGTWFWACSVDEVYNRDNWDGDIEGREWLKFGYSTEDDDIRHKLLMRLQDLGGLEITNSSPTNLEINPLGINKASGIREVCRLLGLEMSQVVAVGDSLNDLAAIQQSGFGVAMGNAQEVVKQEADAVVATNNDDGIAEVIQKYILAEAEIEVEAQAGRSSGK
- a CDS encoding peptidoglycan D,D-transpeptidase FtsI family protein — encoded protein: MKWFGFPGRSPDSSHGRSTSSLRINLFFFGTFFIFCVIIVRLASLQFVEAEALTEIEENQETKTVPLSAIRGIIHAAGGENIAYNTSVQSLYITLTKDYTETYRNKATNEYEFTDKAKANTASLAARLESVFNQYGDPSGKKLTGEEITTLLDLNFKKTLGYYPRKIKTGLTPKEVAHFLEHKEQYPGLSIVEEAARHYDKDTVAVQTVGYIRPFKSLDSLDLYKNIRSAMKKNNADPGLVYKEEEFAGAYGLEQQYQRELRGKNGYQTISVNPQNMAEEIIESVPPVKGNDIWMTINKNVQMKTEQAIMDQIRWLHTHPVLGKLHPDALTGYAVAMEVDTGNVVAMASMPDYDTSVWTTDKVEPEVYEKIANNYLNGTIRDTTSGISGNGLKSVIYLGSTVKPLSVLIGLNEGLFSTGDTYNDVGIAYFGKDDNASVKNSSGHVLGPLDPAKAIQESSNAFMVDMVGDPLYKKYKSKAPEVWDQYLKAFGLGVSTQSGLPNESAGLGDYMDTKAAGSTQAAMVYASFGQKGKYTALQLAQYTATLANEGERIKPQLVSRITDAEGKTVKEFHREVLSTISFDPSYWKEIKKGMNTDVKAFDGFPYDFARKTGTSEMDAYGVTRDNGVFIAFAPREHPKLAVAVVIPEGGFGSNSAAPVARKIFDAYDWEYGLNGVPRKNVSPATESTLE